Below is a window of Leptospira kanakyensis DNA.
GAAAGTTTTCCAGATTGGATTTCCATAATTTCTTTCTGGTCGGTTCCAAATTCATACTCTCCGGGCATCATAATTCCCAAAGTTTTCTTTTCCCCGCTCGGGAAGAGGATCGTCCGACTGGTAACGTTTCCATTGAAGTAGATATTTGCAGATTTTAGTACAGTTACTGATACAAATGAACTCATACTGACCAAAAACTGGAAAGACCCCAGACTTCCAAGTGAATTCCAAATCCCCGATCTCGCCGGTTTTAGACTAAAAAGT
It encodes the following:
- a CDS encoding pyrimidine/purine nucleoside phosphorylase translates to MSSFVSVTVLKSANIYFNGNVTSRTILFPSGEKKTLGIMMPGEYEFGTDQKEIMEIQSGKLSVLLPGSETWLQIDGQSEFEVPAGSKFKLKVQTVTDYCCSYV